A single genomic interval of Bos indicus isolate NIAB-ARS_2022 breed Sahiwal x Tharparkar chromosome 5, NIAB-ARS_B.indTharparkar_mat_pri_1.0, whole genome shotgun sequence harbors:
- the PRPF40B gene encoding pre-mRNA-processing factor 40 homolog B isoform X3 — protein sequence MPPPGIPPPFPPMGLPPMSQRPPAIPPMPPGIMPPMLPPMGAPPPLTQIPGMVPPMMPGMLMPAVPVTAATAPGADTASSAVAGTGPPRALWSEHVAPDGRIYYYNADDKQSVWEKPSVLKSKAELLLSQCPWKEYKSDTGKPYYYNNQSKESRWTRPKDLDDLEALVKQEAAGKQQQPQALQPQPPQPQPDPPPVPPGPTLLPTGLLEPEPGGSEDCAVSEAAQPLEQGFLQQPEEGPSSSAGQHQPPQQEEEESKPEPERSGLSWSNREKAKQAFKELLRDKAVPSNASWEQAMKMVVTDPRYSALPKLSEKKQAFNAYKAQREKEEKEEARLRAKEAKQTLQHFLEQHERMTSTTRYRRAEQTFGELEVWAVVPERDRKEVYDDVLFFLAKKEKEQAKQLRRRNIQALKSILDGMSSVNFQTTWSQAQQYLMDNPSFAQDHQLQNMDKEDALICFEEHIRALEREEEEERERARLRERRQQRKNREAFQTFLDELHETGQLHSMSTWMELYPAVSTDIRFANMLGQPGSTPLDLFKFYVEELKARFHDEKKIIKDILKDRGFCVEVNTAFEDFAHVISFDKRAAALDAGNIKLTFNSLLEKAEAREREREKEEARRLRRREAAFRSMLRQAVPALELGTAWEEVRERFVCDSAFEQITLESERIRLFREFLQVLETECQHLHSKGRKHGRKGKKHHRKRSHSPSVSWRGSESGDEELPPPSLRPPKRRRRNPSESGSEPSSSLDSVESGGAALGGRGSPSSRLLLGSDHGLRKAKKPKKKTKKRRHKSNSPESETDPEEKAAKESDEKEPEQDKDRDLRRAELPNRSPAFGVKKEKTGWDTSESELSEGELERRRRTLLQQLDDHQ from the exons ATGCCTCCTCCAGGAATTCCCCCACCTTTTCCTCCAATGGGGCTCCCTCCCATGAGTCAGAGACCACCAGCCATCCCCCCCATGCCACCTGGCATCATGCCCCCAATGCTCCCACCGATGGGGGCACCACCACCACTCACACAG ATACCAGGAATGGTACCTCCCATGATGCCAGGAATGCTGATGCCAGCAGTGCCTGTCACCGCAGCG ACGGCTCCGGGTGCGGACACCGCCAGCT CTGCTGTGGCTGGGACAGGCCCTCCG aGGGCCCTGTGGAGCGAGCATGTAGCCCCTGACGGGCGCATCTACTACTACAACGCTGACGACAAGCAGTCCGTGTGGGAGAAGCCCAGCGTGCTCAAGTCCAAGGCAGAG CTCCTGCTGTCCCAGTGTCCCTGGAAAGAGTACAAGTCGGACACAGGCAAACCTTACTACTACAACAATCAGAGTAAGGAGTCCCGCTGGACCCGGCCCAAGGACCTGGATGACCTGGAGG CTCTAGTCAAACAAGAGGCTGCAGG GaaacagcagcagccacaggcacTACAGCCACAGCCTCCTCAGCCTCAGCCCGATCCCCCACCTGTGCCGCCAGGCCCCACCCTGCTGCCCACAGGCCTCCTAGAACCTGAGCCAGGTGGGAGTGAAGATTGCGCTGTGTCAGAGGCTGCCCAGCCCCTGGAACAGGGGTTCCTGCAGCAGCCAGAGGAGGGCCCCAGCAG TTCTGCTGGACAGCATCAGCCACCGcagcaagaggaagaagaatcaaAACCGGAGCCGGAGAGGTCTGGCCTCAGTTGGAGCAACCGGGAGAAGGCAAAGCAGGCCTTCAAGGAGCTGCTGAGGGACAAG GCTGTCCCCTCCAATGCTTCGTGGGAACAGGCCATGAAGATGGTGGTCACTGACCCCCGTTACAG TGCCTTGCCCAAACTGAGTGAGAAAAAGCAGGCATTCAATGCCTACAAAGCGCAgcgggagaaggaggagaaggaagaggcccGGCTAAGAGCCAAGGAGGCCAAGCAGACCTTGCAGCATTTCCTGGAGCAGCATGAACGCATGACCTCCACTACCCGCTACCG GCGGGCAGAACAGACCTTTGGGGAGCTGGAGGTCTGGGCTGTGGTCCCTGAGAGGGATCGAAAAGAGGTTTATGATGATGTCCTCTTCTTCCTGGCCAAGAAAGAGAAG GAACAGGCCAAGCAGCTGCGGCGCCGCAACATCCAGGCCCTGAAGAGCATCCTAGATGGGATGAGTAGTGTCAACTTCCAAACAACATGGTCCCAGGCCCAGCAGTACCTCATGGATAACCCCAGCTTTGCTCAGGACCATCAGCTGCAGA ACATGGACAAGGAAGATGCGCTGATCTGCTTTGAGGAGCACATCCGAGctttggagagggaggaggaggaggagcgagAGCGAGCCCGACTTCGGGAGCGGCGCCAGCAGCGCAAGAACCGGGAAGCCTTCCAG ACCTTCCTGGATGAGCTGCACGAGACAGGGCAGCTGCACTCCATGTCCACCTGGATGGAGCTGTACCCAGCGGTCAGCACTGATATCCGCTTTGCCAACATGCTGGGCCAGCCGG gcTCCACCCCTCTGGACTTGTTCAAGTTCTATGTGGAAGAGTTGAAGGCCCGATTCCATGATGAGAAGAAGATCATAAAGGACATCCTTAAG GACCGGGGCTTCTGCGTGGAGGTGAACACAGCCTTCGAGGACTTCGCCCACGTCATAAGCTTTGACAAGAGGGCTGCTGCGCTGGATGCAGGCAACATCAAGCTGACTTTCAATAGT CTGCTGGAGAAAGCAGAGGCGCGCGAGAGAGAGCGGGAGAAGGAGGAGGCCCGGCGGCTGCGGCGCAGGGAAGCTGCCTTCCGAAGCATGCTGAGGCAGGCTGTGCCTGCTCTGGAGCTGGGCACGGCCTGGGAAGAG GTCCGTGAGCGCTTTGTGTGCGACTCAGCCTTTGAGCAGATCACCCTGGAGTCGGAGCGGATCCGGCTCTTTCGGGAGTTCCTGCAGGTACTGGAG ACGGAATGCCAGCACCTCCACAGCAAAGGCCGGAAACACGGCAGAAAGGGCAAGAAGCACCATCGCAAGCGTTCCCACTCACCTTCAGTGAGTTGGCGG GGCTCTGAGTCAGGAGATGAGGAGCTGCCCCCACCCTCTCTCCGGCCCCCCAAGCGGAGGCGACGGAACCCCTCGGAGTCAGGCTCTGAGCCCTCTTCCTCACTTGATTCTGTTGAAAGTGGGGGTGCTGCCCTTGGAGGACGGGGTTCCCCCTCCTCTCGCCTTCTCCTTGGATCAG ATCATGGTCTTCGGAAagccaagaaaccaaaaaagaaaactaagaagagAAGACACAAGTCG AATAGTCCTGAGAGCGAGACAGACCCTGAGGAGAAAGCTGCCAAGGAGAGTGATGAGAAAGAACCGGAACAGGACAAGGACAGGGACCTCCGGCGGGCAGAGCTCCCTAACCGCTCCCCAGCCTTTGGAGTCAAGAAGGAGAAG ACGGGCTGGGACACGTCGGAAAGCGAGCTGAGTGAGGGTGAGCTGGAAAGACGGCGGCGGACGCTCTTGCAGCAGCTGGACGACCACCAGTGA
- the PRPF40B gene encoding pre-mRNA-processing factor 40 homolog B isoform X1: MPPPGIPPPFPPMGLPPMSQRPPAIPPMPPGIMPPMLPPMGAPPPLTQIPGMVPPMMPGMLMPAVPVTAATAPGADTASSAVAGTGPPRALWSEHVAPDGRIYYYNADDKQSVWEKPSVLKSKAELLLSQCPWKEYKSDTGKPYYYNNQSKESRWTRPKDLDDLEALVKQEAAGKQQQPQALQPQPPQPQPDPPPVPPGPTLLPTGLLEPEPGGSEDCAVSEAAQPLEQGFLQQPEEGPSSSAGQHQPPQQEEEESKPEPERSGLSWSNREKAKQAFKELLRDKAVPSNASWEQAMKMVVTDPRYSALPKLSEKKQAFNAYKAQREKEEKEEARLRAKEAKQTLQHFLEQHERMTSTTRYRRAEQTFGELEVWAVVPERDRKEVYDDVLFFLAKKEKEQAKQLRRRNIQALKSILDGMSSVNFQTTWSQAQQYLMDNPSFAQDHQLQNMDKEDALICFEEHIRALEREEEEERERARLRERRQQRKNREAFQTFLDELHETGQLHSMSTWMELYPAVSTDIRFANMLGQPGSTPLDLFKFYVEELKARFHDEKKIIKDILKDRGFCVEVNTAFEDFAHVISFDKRAAALDAGNIKLTFNSLLEKAEAREREREKEEARRLRRREAAFRSMLRQAVPALELGTAWEEVRERFVCDSAFEQITLESERIRLFREFLQVLETECQHLHSKGRKHGRKGKKHHRKRSHSPSGSESGDEELPPPSLRPPKRRRRNPSESGSEPSSSLDSVESGGAALGGRGSPSSRLLLGSGRKRREGRRTGLRLPQTDHGLRKAKKPKKKTKKRRHKSNSPESETDPEEKAAKESDEKEPEQDKDRDLRRAELPNRSPAFGVKKEKTGWDTSESELSEGELERRRRTLLQQLDDHQ; encoded by the exons ATGCCTCCTCCAGGAATTCCCCCACCTTTTCCTCCAATGGGGCTCCCTCCCATGAGTCAGAGACCACCAGCCATCCCCCCCATGCCACCTGGCATCATGCCCCCAATGCTCCCACCGATGGGGGCACCACCACCACTCACACAG ATACCAGGAATGGTACCTCCCATGATGCCAGGAATGCTGATGCCAGCAGTGCCTGTCACCGCAGCG ACGGCTCCGGGTGCGGACACCGCCAGCT CTGCTGTGGCTGGGACAGGCCCTCCG aGGGCCCTGTGGAGCGAGCATGTAGCCCCTGACGGGCGCATCTACTACTACAACGCTGACGACAAGCAGTCCGTGTGGGAGAAGCCCAGCGTGCTCAAGTCCAAGGCAGAG CTCCTGCTGTCCCAGTGTCCCTGGAAAGAGTACAAGTCGGACACAGGCAAACCTTACTACTACAACAATCAGAGTAAGGAGTCCCGCTGGACCCGGCCCAAGGACCTGGATGACCTGGAGG CTCTAGTCAAACAAGAGGCTGCAGG GaaacagcagcagccacaggcacTACAGCCACAGCCTCCTCAGCCTCAGCCCGATCCCCCACCTGTGCCGCCAGGCCCCACCCTGCTGCCCACAGGCCTCCTAGAACCTGAGCCAGGTGGGAGTGAAGATTGCGCTGTGTCAGAGGCTGCCCAGCCCCTGGAACAGGGGTTCCTGCAGCAGCCAGAGGAGGGCCCCAGCAG TTCTGCTGGACAGCATCAGCCACCGcagcaagaggaagaagaatcaaAACCGGAGCCGGAGAGGTCTGGCCTCAGTTGGAGCAACCGGGAGAAGGCAAAGCAGGCCTTCAAGGAGCTGCTGAGGGACAAG GCTGTCCCCTCCAATGCTTCGTGGGAACAGGCCATGAAGATGGTGGTCACTGACCCCCGTTACAG TGCCTTGCCCAAACTGAGTGAGAAAAAGCAGGCATTCAATGCCTACAAAGCGCAgcgggagaaggaggagaaggaagaggcccGGCTAAGAGCCAAGGAGGCCAAGCAGACCTTGCAGCATTTCCTGGAGCAGCATGAACGCATGACCTCCACTACCCGCTACCG GCGGGCAGAACAGACCTTTGGGGAGCTGGAGGTCTGGGCTGTGGTCCCTGAGAGGGATCGAAAAGAGGTTTATGATGATGTCCTCTTCTTCCTGGCCAAGAAAGAGAAG GAACAGGCCAAGCAGCTGCGGCGCCGCAACATCCAGGCCCTGAAGAGCATCCTAGATGGGATGAGTAGTGTCAACTTCCAAACAACATGGTCCCAGGCCCAGCAGTACCTCATGGATAACCCCAGCTTTGCTCAGGACCATCAGCTGCAGA ACATGGACAAGGAAGATGCGCTGATCTGCTTTGAGGAGCACATCCGAGctttggagagggaggaggaggaggagcgagAGCGAGCCCGACTTCGGGAGCGGCGCCAGCAGCGCAAGAACCGGGAAGCCTTCCAG ACCTTCCTGGATGAGCTGCACGAGACAGGGCAGCTGCACTCCATGTCCACCTGGATGGAGCTGTACCCAGCGGTCAGCACTGATATCCGCTTTGCCAACATGCTGGGCCAGCCGG gcTCCACCCCTCTGGACTTGTTCAAGTTCTATGTGGAAGAGTTGAAGGCCCGATTCCATGATGAGAAGAAGATCATAAAGGACATCCTTAAG GACCGGGGCTTCTGCGTGGAGGTGAACACAGCCTTCGAGGACTTCGCCCACGTCATAAGCTTTGACAAGAGGGCTGCTGCGCTGGATGCAGGCAACATCAAGCTGACTTTCAATAGT CTGCTGGAGAAAGCAGAGGCGCGCGAGAGAGAGCGGGAGAAGGAGGAGGCCCGGCGGCTGCGGCGCAGGGAAGCTGCCTTCCGAAGCATGCTGAGGCAGGCTGTGCCTGCTCTGGAGCTGGGCACGGCCTGGGAAGAG GTCCGTGAGCGCTTTGTGTGCGACTCAGCCTTTGAGCAGATCACCCTGGAGTCGGAGCGGATCCGGCTCTTTCGGGAGTTCCTGCAGGTACTGGAG ACGGAATGCCAGCACCTCCACAGCAAAGGCCGGAAACACGGCAGAAAGGGCAAGAAGCACCATCGCAAGCGTTCCCACTCACCTTCA GGCTCTGAGTCAGGAGATGAGGAGCTGCCCCCACCCTCTCTCCGGCCCCCCAAGCGGAGGCGACGGAACCCCTCGGAGTCAGGCTCTGAGCCCTCTTCCTCACTTGATTCTGTTGAAAGTGGGGGTGCTGCCCTTGGAGGACGGGGTTCCCCCTCCTCTCGCCTTCTCCTTGGATCAG GCAGGAAgcggagagaaggaaggaggactgGACTGAGACTTCCTCAGACAG ATCATGGTCTTCGGAAagccaagaaaccaaaaaagaaaactaagaagagAAGACACAAGTCG AATAGTCCTGAGAGCGAGACAGACCCTGAGGAGAAAGCTGCCAAGGAGAGTGATGAGAAAGAACCGGAACAGGACAAGGACAGGGACCTCCGGCGGGCAGAGCTCCCTAACCGCTCCCCAGCCTTTGGAGTCAAGAAGGAGAAG ACGGGCTGGGACACGTCGGAAAGCGAGCTGAGTGAGGGTGAGCTGGAAAGACGGCGGCGGACGCTCTTGCAGCAGCTGGACGACCACCAGTGA
- the PRPF40B gene encoding pre-mRNA-processing factor 40 homolog B isoform X6, whose translation MSVPDSGPRPPAAPAPFPPGPPMMPPPFMPPPGIPPPFPPMGLPPMSQRPPAIPPMPPGIMPPMLPPMGAPPPLTQIPGMVPPMMPGMLMPAVPVTAATAPGADTASSAVAGTGPPRALWSEHVAPDGRIYYYNADDKQSVWEKPSVLKSKAELLLSQCPWKEYKSDTGKPYYYNNQSKESRWTRPKDLDDLEALVKQEAAGKQQQPQALQPQPPQPQPDPPPVPPGPTLLPTGLLEPEPGGSEDCAVSEAAQPLEQGFLQQPEEGPSSSAGQHQPPQQEEEESKPEPERSGLSWSNREKAKQAFKELLRDKAVPSNASWEQAMKMVVTDPRYSALPKLSEKKQAFNAYKAQREKEEKEEARLRAKEAKQTLQHFLEQHERMTSTTRYRRAEQTFGELEVWAVVPERDRKEVYDDVLFFLAKKEKEQAKQLRRRNIQALKSILDGMSSVNFQTTWSQAQQYLMDNPSFAQDHQLQNMDKEDALICFEEHIRALEREEEEERERARLRERRQQRKNREAFQTFLDELHETGQLHSMSTWMELYPAVSTDIRFANMLGQPGSTPLDLFKFYVEELKARFHDEKKIIKDILKDRGFCVEVNTAFEDFAHVISFDKRAAALDAGNIKLTFNSLLEKAEAREREREKEEARRLRRREAAFRSMLRQAVPALELGTAWEEVRERFVCDSAFEQITLESERIRLFREFLQVLETECQHLHSKGRKHGRKGKKHHRKRSHSPSGSESGDEELPPPSLRPPKRRRRNPSESGSEPSSSLDSVESGGAALGGRGSPSSRLLLGSDHGLRKAKKPKKKTKKRRHKSNSPESETDPEEKAAKESDEKEPEQDKDRDLRRAELPNRSPAFGVKKEKTGWDTSESELSEGELERRRRTLLQQLDDHQ comes from the exons ATG TCGGTTCCCGATTCTGGTCCCCGGCCCCCAGCAGCGCCTGCCCCCTTCCCACCGGGGCCCCCCATGATGCCACCACCCTTC ATGCCTCCTCCAGGAATTCCCCCACCTTTTCCTCCAATGGGGCTCCCTCCCATGAGTCAGAGACCACCAGCCATCCCCCCCATGCCACCTGGCATCATGCCCCCAATGCTCCCACCGATGGGGGCACCACCACCACTCACACAG ATACCAGGAATGGTACCTCCCATGATGCCAGGAATGCTGATGCCAGCAGTGCCTGTCACCGCAGCG ACGGCTCCGGGTGCGGACACCGCCAGCT CTGCTGTGGCTGGGACAGGCCCTCCG aGGGCCCTGTGGAGCGAGCATGTAGCCCCTGACGGGCGCATCTACTACTACAACGCTGACGACAAGCAGTCCGTGTGGGAGAAGCCCAGCGTGCTCAAGTCCAAGGCAGAG CTCCTGCTGTCCCAGTGTCCCTGGAAAGAGTACAAGTCGGACACAGGCAAACCTTACTACTACAACAATCAGAGTAAGGAGTCCCGCTGGACCCGGCCCAAGGACCTGGATGACCTGGAGG CTCTAGTCAAACAAGAGGCTGCAGG GaaacagcagcagccacaggcacTACAGCCACAGCCTCCTCAGCCTCAGCCCGATCCCCCACCTGTGCCGCCAGGCCCCACCCTGCTGCCCACAGGCCTCCTAGAACCTGAGCCAGGTGGGAGTGAAGATTGCGCTGTGTCAGAGGCTGCCCAGCCCCTGGAACAGGGGTTCCTGCAGCAGCCAGAGGAGGGCCCCAGCAG TTCTGCTGGACAGCATCAGCCACCGcagcaagaggaagaagaatcaaAACCGGAGCCGGAGAGGTCTGGCCTCAGTTGGAGCAACCGGGAGAAGGCAAAGCAGGCCTTCAAGGAGCTGCTGAGGGACAAG GCTGTCCCCTCCAATGCTTCGTGGGAACAGGCCATGAAGATGGTGGTCACTGACCCCCGTTACAG TGCCTTGCCCAAACTGAGTGAGAAAAAGCAGGCATTCAATGCCTACAAAGCGCAgcgggagaaggaggagaaggaagaggcccGGCTAAGAGCCAAGGAGGCCAAGCAGACCTTGCAGCATTTCCTGGAGCAGCATGAACGCATGACCTCCACTACCCGCTACCG GCGGGCAGAACAGACCTTTGGGGAGCTGGAGGTCTGGGCTGTGGTCCCTGAGAGGGATCGAAAAGAGGTTTATGATGATGTCCTCTTCTTCCTGGCCAAGAAAGAGAAG GAACAGGCCAAGCAGCTGCGGCGCCGCAACATCCAGGCCCTGAAGAGCATCCTAGATGGGATGAGTAGTGTCAACTTCCAAACAACATGGTCCCAGGCCCAGCAGTACCTCATGGATAACCCCAGCTTTGCTCAGGACCATCAGCTGCAGA ACATGGACAAGGAAGATGCGCTGATCTGCTTTGAGGAGCACATCCGAGctttggagagggaggaggaggaggagcgagAGCGAGCCCGACTTCGGGAGCGGCGCCAGCAGCGCAAGAACCGGGAAGCCTTCCAG ACCTTCCTGGATGAGCTGCACGAGACAGGGCAGCTGCACTCCATGTCCACCTGGATGGAGCTGTACCCAGCGGTCAGCACTGATATCCGCTTTGCCAACATGCTGGGCCAGCCGG gcTCCACCCCTCTGGACTTGTTCAAGTTCTATGTGGAAGAGTTGAAGGCCCGATTCCATGATGAGAAGAAGATCATAAAGGACATCCTTAAG GACCGGGGCTTCTGCGTGGAGGTGAACACAGCCTTCGAGGACTTCGCCCACGTCATAAGCTTTGACAAGAGGGCTGCTGCGCTGGATGCAGGCAACATCAAGCTGACTTTCAATAGT CTGCTGGAGAAAGCAGAGGCGCGCGAGAGAGAGCGGGAGAAGGAGGAGGCCCGGCGGCTGCGGCGCAGGGAAGCTGCCTTCCGAAGCATGCTGAGGCAGGCTGTGCCTGCTCTGGAGCTGGGCACGGCCTGGGAAGAG GTCCGTGAGCGCTTTGTGTGCGACTCAGCCTTTGAGCAGATCACCCTGGAGTCGGAGCGGATCCGGCTCTTTCGGGAGTTCCTGCAGGTACTGGAG ACGGAATGCCAGCACCTCCACAGCAAAGGCCGGAAACACGGCAGAAAGGGCAAGAAGCACCATCGCAAGCGTTCCCACTCACCTTCA GGCTCTGAGTCAGGAGATGAGGAGCTGCCCCCACCCTCTCTCCGGCCCCCCAAGCGGAGGCGACGGAACCCCTCGGAGTCAGGCTCTGAGCCCTCTTCCTCACTTGATTCTGTTGAAAGTGGGGGTGCTGCCCTTGGAGGACGGGGTTCCCCCTCCTCTCGCCTTCTCCTTGGATCAG ATCATGGTCTTCGGAAagccaagaaaccaaaaaagaaaactaagaagagAAGACACAAGTCG AATAGTCCTGAGAGCGAGACAGACCCTGAGGAGAAAGCTGCCAAGGAGAGTGATGAGAAAGAACCGGAACAGGACAAGGACAGGGACCTCCGGCGGGCAGAGCTCCCTAACCGCTCCCCAGCCTTTGGAGTCAAGAAGGAGAAG ACGGGCTGGGACACGTCGGAAAGCGAGCTGAGTGAGGGTGAGCTGGAAAGACGGCGGCGGACGCTCTTGCAGCAGCTGGACGACCACCAGTGA
- the PRPF40B gene encoding pre-mRNA-processing factor 40 homolog B isoform X4, whose protein sequence is MPPPGIPPPFPPMGLPPMSQRPPAIPPMPPGIMPPMLPPMGAPPPLTQIPGMVPPMMPGMLMPAVPVTAATAPGADTASSAVAGTGPPRALWSEHVAPDGRIYYYNADDKQSVWEKPSVLKSKAELLLSQCPWKEYKSDTGKPYYYNNQSKESRWTRPKDLDDLEALVKQEAAGKQQQPQALQPQPPQPQPDPPPVPPGPTLLPTGLLEPEPGGSEDCAVSEAAQPLEQGFLQQPEEGPSSSAGQHQPPQQEEEESKPEPERSGLSWSNREKAKQAFKELLRDKAVPSNASWEQAMKMVVTDPRYSALPKLSEKKQAFNAYKAQREKEEKEEARLRAKEAKQTLQHFLEQHERMTSTTRYRRAEQTFGELEVWAVVPERDRKEVYDDVLFFLAKKEKEQAKQLRRRNIQALKSILDGMSSVNFQTTWSQAQQYLMDNPSFAQDHQLQNMDKEDALICFEEHIRALEREEEEERERARLRERRQQRKNREAFQTFLDELHETGQLHSMSTWMELYPAVSTDIRFANMLGQPGSTPLDLFKFYVEELKARFHDEKKIIKDILKLLEKAEAREREREKEEARRLRRREAAFRSMLRQAVPALELGTAWEEVRERFVCDSAFEQITLESERIRLFREFLQVLETECQHLHSKGRKHGRKGKKHHRKRSHSPSVSWRGSESGDEELPPPSLRPPKRRRRNPSESGSEPSSSLDSVESGGAALGGRGSPSSRLLLGSGRKRREGRRTGLRLPQTDHGLRKAKKPKKKTKKRRHKSNSPESETDPEEKAAKESDEKEPEQDKDRDLRRAELPNRSPAFGVKKEKTGWDTSESELSEGELERRRRTLLQQLDDHQ, encoded by the exons ATGCCTCCTCCAGGAATTCCCCCACCTTTTCCTCCAATGGGGCTCCCTCCCATGAGTCAGAGACCACCAGCCATCCCCCCCATGCCACCTGGCATCATGCCCCCAATGCTCCCACCGATGGGGGCACCACCACCACTCACACAG ATACCAGGAATGGTACCTCCCATGATGCCAGGAATGCTGATGCCAGCAGTGCCTGTCACCGCAGCG ACGGCTCCGGGTGCGGACACCGCCAGCT CTGCTGTGGCTGGGACAGGCCCTCCG aGGGCCCTGTGGAGCGAGCATGTAGCCCCTGACGGGCGCATCTACTACTACAACGCTGACGACAAGCAGTCCGTGTGGGAGAAGCCCAGCGTGCTCAAGTCCAAGGCAGAG CTCCTGCTGTCCCAGTGTCCCTGGAAAGAGTACAAGTCGGACACAGGCAAACCTTACTACTACAACAATCAGAGTAAGGAGTCCCGCTGGACCCGGCCCAAGGACCTGGATGACCTGGAGG CTCTAGTCAAACAAGAGGCTGCAGG GaaacagcagcagccacaggcacTACAGCCACAGCCTCCTCAGCCTCAGCCCGATCCCCCACCTGTGCCGCCAGGCCCCACCCTGCTGCCCACAGGCCTCCTAGAACCTGAGCCAGGTGGGAGTGAAGATTGCGCTGTGTCAGAGGCTGCCCAGCCCCTGGAACAGGGGTTCCTGCAGCAGCCAGAGGAGGGCCCCAGCAG TTCTGCTGGACAGCATCAGCCACCGcagcaagaggaagaagaatcaaAACCGGAGCCGGAGAGGTCTGGCCTCAGTTGGAGCAACCGGGAGAAGGCAAAGCAGGCCTTCAAGGAGCTGCTGAGGGACAAG GCTGTCCCCTCCAATGCTTCGTGGGAACAGGCCATGAAGATGGTGGTCACTGACCCCCGTTACAG TGCCTTGCCCAAACTGAGTGAGAAAAAGCAGGCATTCAATGCCTACAAAGCGCAgcgggagaaggaggagaaggaagaggcccGGCTAAGAGCCAAGGAGGCCAAGCAGACCTTGCAGCATTTCCTGGAGCAGCATGAACGCATGACCTCCACTACCCGCTACCG GCGGGCAGAACAGACCTTTGGGGAGCTGGAGGTCTGGGCTGTGGTCCCTGAGAGGGATCGAAAAGAGGTTTATGATGATGTCCTCTTCTTCCTGGCCAAGAAAGAGAAG GAACAGGCCAAGCAGCTGCGGCGCCGCAACATCCAGGCCCTGAAGAGCATCCTAGATGGGATGAGTAGTGTCAACTTCCAAACAACATGGTCCCAGGCCCAGCAGTACCTCATGGATAACCCCAGCTTTGCTCAGGACCATCAGCTGCAGA ACATGGACAAGGAAGATGCGCTGATCTGCTTTGAGGAGCACATCCGAGctttggagagggaggaggaggaggagcgagAGCGAGCCCGACTTCGGGAGCGGCGCCAGCAGCGCAAGAACCGGGAAGCCTTCCAG ACCTTCCTGGATGAGCTGCACGAGACAGGGCAGCTGCACTCCATGTCCACCTGGATGGAGCTGTACCCAGCGGTCAGCACTGATATCCGCTTTGCCAACATGCTGGGCCAGCCGG gcTCCACCCCTCTGGACTTGTTCAAGTTCTATGTGGAAGAGTTGAAGGCCCGATTCCATGATGAGAAGAAGATCATAAAGGACATCCTTAAG CTGCTGGAGAAAGCAGAGGCGCGCGAGAGAGAGCGGGAGAAGGAGGAGGCCCGGCGGCTGCGGCGCAGGGAAGCTGCCTTCCGAAGCATGCTGAGGCAGGCTGTGCCTGCTCTGGAGCTGGGCACGGCCTGGGAAGAG GTCCGTGAGCGCTTTGTGTGCGACTCAGCCTTTGAGCAGATCACCCTGGAGTCGGAGCGGATCCGGCTCTTTCGGGAGTTCCTGCAGGTACTGGAG ACGGAATGCCAGCACCTCCACAGCAAAGGCCGGAAACACGGCAGAAAGGGCAAGAAGCACCATCGCAAGCGTTCCCACTCACCTTCAGTGAGTTGGCGG GGCTCTGAGTCAGGAGATGAGGAGCTGCCCCCACCCTCTCTCCGGCCCCCCAAGCGGAGGCGACGGAACCCCTCGGAGTCAGGCTCTGAGCCCTCTTCCTCACTTGATTCTGTTGAAAGTGGGGGTGCTGCCCTTGGAGGACGGGGTTCCCCCTCCTCTCGCCTTCTCCTTGGATCAG GCAGGAAgcggagagaaggaaggaggactgGACTGAGACTTCCTCAGACAG ATCATGGTCTTCGGAAagccaagaaaccaaaaaagaaaactaagaagagAAGACACAAGTCG AATAGTCCTGAGAGCGAGACAGACCCTGAGGAGAAAGCTGCCAAGGAGAGTGATGAGAAAGAACCGGAACAGGACAAGGACAGGGACCTCCGGCGGGCAGAGCTCCCTAACCGCTCCCCAGCCTTTGGAGTCAAGAAGGAGAAG ACGGGCTGGGACACGTCGGAAAGCGAGCTGAGTGAGGGTGAGCTGGAAAGACGGCGGCGGACGCTCTTGCAGCAGCTGGACGACCACCAGTGA